TCAGGAAGATATCGCGAGCGACAGGGTCGTTGCCGGCGTGATCTCTCTCCTGTATGACCATCATCGAACGGCAATATCAGAGACGCTCAACGCATTGCAGCACGATCATCACAAATCGATTATCAGCAACACGCATGTGCATCTCGATCACGACAACTGTCTCGAGGTCATTCTGCTCCACGGGCGGGCGAAGGACATCAAGCGCTTCGCCGACGCAATCATTTCCATCAAGGGGGTGAAGCATGGCGGACTGCATCTCACTTCCGCCGGTGCCGGACTGGAGTAGGCGATGCATGCAGGCGGAAACGTGGTGACACATGGCGGGGAATGCAGCGTCGATGCACGCGCCGCAATGCTCATGCTGCTTGCTGCTGTTATCACCTTGATCCTGCTCCCTCACCTGACTGCCCTCGCTCTTGCCGCGCTGCTCCTGTTCGCATTCGCAGGATTCACCCACAAGCTGTTCATGCTCCTGCGGCGTACCCGTGTACTGCTGCCCGGCAGCATGCTCATCGGTGTGCTGGCAGCACTCGCATCAGCACAGCAGCGGGGTGAAGGACTGCAGGTGGACGCTGTTGCCTTCACAGGCGGCGTCATGGTGTCGGGGCGCATTTTTCTTATCGGATGCAGCACACTGCTGTTCATTCTATGCATCCCGATCGAGCGTGTGGTCAACGCCATGAAGCGCATGCACCTGCCGGACACCACCGTGACACTGCTCTGGCTCGCCAACTCTTTTCTGAAGCAGCTGCAACGCGAAGCTCGAGGTACGATGATGGCGATCCGTGTACGCGGTGCGGGACGCTCCCTGCCGCGTAAACTGCTCGCAGCCTCCTACCTCAGTACGACATTCCTTTTACGTGCGGTGGGGAAAAGCGAACGCATGGCGGATGTGCTCGCCGCAAGGGGATTTCGCGGCACGCTCCCGTTGCAGTACACCAGCGATGATGAGCACACCGGATGGCGTATGCGTGACAGCATCGCGGTGCTTGCCAGTCTGCTGCTTTTTACTATCCTGATGCTGCTCTCATGATTGCGCCCTCAACCGATACTCTTCTGCACTGTGCCATTGAAAGCTGCGACTACCCGGACGGCAGACGCGCACTCGGGCACGTGCATTTTTCCATCGCAAAGGGGGAGCGCGTCGGATTGATCGGTCCCAACGGCGCGGGGAAATCGACTCTGCTTCGTGCACTTCTCGGACTGCAATCCGTCACCGGCAGCATCACGATTGACGGCATCACCCTCTCCGCTTCCACTGCGGACAAGGTGCGCACAAGGATCGGACTTGTGTTCCAGCAGGCGGATGATATGCTGTTTTCGCCCACGGTGTGCAAGGATATCGCCTTCGGTCTCGCCGCGCAGGGACTCCCCGGACCCGAGATCGAGCAGCGCACATCCGATGTTCTGCGTGATGTCGACCTCCTCGACCGCGCTGAGTGCAATCCCGCCGAGCTGAGCGTCGGCGAACAGCGTAGAGCCGCGATCGCCGCGGTCATTGCCATGCAACCGGCAGTACTCGCCATGGACGAACCCGCGAGCAATCTGGATCCCAGGCACAGACGCATGCTCATCGACTGGCTGAATTCGCGGCCAGGGCTTACCCTCCTCCTTGCTTCCCACGACCTCGACCTCGTCGCCGCCTGCTGCGACCGTGTCATTCTCCTGTCGACGAACGTCGCAGCTGATGGTCCCACCCGCCGCATCCTTACCGATGAGAAACTGCTGCGTGCCCATGAACTGGAACTGCCACCCGGAATGCAATCCACAACCTTCCGCCACCAGGATTAGGAAATAAACGGATGGATTACGCTTGTTTCCTGCAACCGGCTGTCGTAGGTTAGTAACACGAATTTGATTTTCGTGTTACTATCAACGACACGCATTATGAAGCACCTTATCCTGGCACTCTCCGCCCTTTCTCTCCTCCTCCCTTCCATTGTCCGTGCACAGAATCCTGCAGCAGCCGGGGATTCTTCCCGGCACTATGTTCTCGAGGACTCCGTCGTCATCGTCGCCGGACGTTACAGCACCAAACTTTCCCGTGAGAGCAATGCCATTGCGGTCATTGACGGACGCAGCCTTCCATACGTCGCCGACCACTCTTTGCTCGAGGCACTGCAATGGGAGGTCCCCTCGGCATACGTGGTGGAAACCCGGGTGGGTGGCTTCGGCGTGGGAACTGAAGGGACGGGCATGGTTTCGATTCGTGGTCTCGGTGGGAAACCGAACACCGGTGTCGCCCTGATGATTGACGGACATCCTGATTTCATGGGAATTTTCGGACATCCCCTGCCTGACGTTTACGGCATGGATGATGTCGAGCGGGTGGATGTCCTTCTCGGTCCCTCCTCTACCATGTTCGGGAGTGCGGCGATGGGAGGCGTGGTCAACGTCGTTAGCAGCGGGATTTCCGGCAGCGGTTTGCAGGCCTCACTTGAAGGCGGCAGCTGGAACACTTGGAACGGGGCACTTTCACTTCGCCGGTCCTGGGAAAAGCACGGAGTGCGGCTCTCGCTGCGTCATGGCAGCTCAGACGGACACGTTCCGCAGAGTGATTTCAGCAGCACCCATGTCCAGGGTGCCTGGGAGTACGCCATTTCCAAGACATGGGCACTCTCCGTTCGCGGACGCTATGCACCATCACGTTTCGACGATCCGACGCGCGTTGGCGACCCTGCGGAACTCGGCACCTATGGCGATATCAAACGGGGGATGGCTCAGGTTGAGCTGGAGAACACCTTTCACAGTGTGACCGGTTCGACGCAGCTGTATGTCAACGCAGGACATCATGAGTTCTATGATGGCTTTGTCAGTGATGATCGCAGTTTCGGATTCTCTACCTATCAGCAGGTCAACCTTCACCGGGACCTGAGCCTCGCGGCCGGTATGGATCTCCTCCAGTATGGCGGAAAGGCAAATCTCGACAATATCGATCATACCCTGCGAACAGGGGGCGTTTATGCTCTTGCAATGTACAGTCCGCTCTCCGCATTGCACATCAGGGCCGGTTTGCGTTACCAGTACCACAGCCTTGAGATCGGCGGGTTCAGTCCCAATGCCGGCATCAGTTATACCCCCCTGTCCGGTCTGCGTATCTACGCCAATGTACAGAGCGGTTTCCGCTATCCGACGTTACGTGAACTCGTACTGTTTCCCTCCTCGAATATGGATTTGCAGGAAGAGAAAAGCCTGGGCTACGAAGGCGGAATCGAATACGTGGCGTCACGTGCATCGCTGCGGCTTTCCGCGTACCGGA
This portion of the bacterium genome encodes:
- the nikR gene encoding nickel-responsive transcriptional regulator NikR, translating into MKLQRFGVSLPEDLMRKFDRLITRKRYPNRSEAIRDLIRRELVQEDIASDRVVAGVISLLYDHHRTAISETLNALQHDHHKSIISNTHVHLDHDNCLEVILLHGRAKDIKRFADAIISIKGVKHGGLHLTSAGAGLE
- a CDS encoding energy-coupling factor transporter transmembrane protein EcfT, with product MHAGGNVVTHGGECSVDARAAMLMLLAAVITLILLPHLTALALAALLLFAFAGFTHKLFMLLRRTRVLLPGSMLIGVLAALASAQQRGEGLQVDAVAFTGGVMVSGRIFLIGCSTLLFILCIPIERVVNAMKRMHLPDTTVTLLWLANSFLKQLQREARGTMMAIRVRGAGRSLPRKLLAASYLSTTFLLRAVGKSERMADVLAARGFRGTLPLQYTSDDEHTGWRMRDSIAVLASLLLFTILMLLS
- a CDS encoding energy-coupling factor ABC transporter ATP-binding protein, whose amino-acid sequence is MIAPSTDTLLHCAIESCDYPDGRRALGHVHFSIAKGERVGLIGPNGAGKSTLLRALLGLQSVTGSITIDGITLSASTADKVRTRIGLVFQQADDMLFSPTVCKDIAFGLAAQGLPGPEIEQRTSDVLRDVDLLDRAECNPAELSVGEQRRAAIAAVIAMQPAVLAMDEPASNLDPRHRRMLIDWLNSRPGLTLLLASHDLDLVAACCDRVILLSTNVAADGPTRRILTDEKLLRAHELELPPGMQSTTFRHQD
- a CDS encoding TonB-dependent receptor, whose translation is MKHLILALSALSLLLPSIVRAQNPAAAGDSSRHYVLEDSVVIVAGRYSTKLSRESNAIAVIDGRSLPYVADHSLLEALQWEVPSAYVVETRVGGFGVGTEGTGMVSIRGLGGKPNTGVALMIDGHPDFMGIFGHPLPDVYGMDDVERVDVLLGPSSTMFGSAAMGGVVNVVSSGISGSGLQASLEGGSWNTWNGALSLRRSWEKHGVRLSLRHGSSDGHVPQSDFSSTHVQGAWEYAISKTWALSVRGRYAPSRFDDPTRVGDPAELGTYGDIKRGMAQVELENTFHSVTGSTQLYVNAGHHEFYDGFVSDDRSFGFSTYQQVNLHRDLSLAAGMDLLQYGGKANLDNIDHTLRTGGVYALAMYSPLSALHIRAGLRYQYHSLEIGGFSPNAGISYTPLSGLRIYANVQSGFRYPTLRELVLFPSSNMDLQEEKSLGYEGGIEYVASRASLRLSAYRTRVEDMIFAVPTQLPPPPVRFENATDETLQGVEALLRYRPMRALQLQCAWSMLDAGSLTAFNPGQMFKYQIRAEKGPMRVAIMGQYVQSLFAGNNESLPMPAYHVLDITGSWQLSFIEVFVKARNVLNRHYQVLPGYAAPGAYFLTGVRYAIDSI